In a genomic window of Wyeomyia smithii strain HCP4-BCI-WySm-NY-G18 chromosome 1, ASM2978416v1, whole genome shotgun sequence:
- the LOC129717902 gene encoding GDP-D-glucose phosphorylase 1: MMTSPTVRLEDLPNLQQLLESRWSELHDGQQQESVFRYQLIIERERVTDGRAGFLLQLNRQRTTERRKPDIFSGLRPLFDPTRFNFNKVDSREILLEFTIGSTLVSILINNSPLTRNHVLIVPDLTQNQPQVLTADSLTVAVQLMLKLADRNYRILYNSPGALASVNHLHLHLLHISHKLYVEDACLTELQNGLYRLDNQPAKAYCFVLDPLSSTATEFANRVHQLIRILISNNLAHNFFLTWNHNRSNLCAFVYPRLVACENKQIAPFNVAACELSGFVPLGLESDYERLDEQQLEAYFQQAQGEHLYATVDGLVARGR; the protein is encoded by the exons ATGATGACGTCACCAACCGTTCGGTTGGAGGACCTTCCGAATCTCCAACAACTACTTGAATCCCGCTGGTCAGAATTGCACGACGGGCAACAACAAGAAAGCGTTTTTCGCTATCAGCTGATAATTGAACGAGAGCGTGTGACCGATGGGAGAGCCGGCTTTCTCCTACAG CTTAATCGCCAACGGACGACCGAACGCCGGAAGCCGGATATTTTCTCCGGCCTGCGGCCGCTATTTGATCCCACCCGGTTTAACTTTAACAAAGTCGATTCGCGGGAAATACTGCTGGAGTTCACGATCGGCAGTACGTTGGTTTCGATTCTTATCAACAACAGTCCTTTAACCAGGAACCATGTTCTAATCGTTCCTGACCTGACGCAAAATCAGCCGCAAGTTTTGACGGCAGATAGTCTAACCGTGGCGGTTCAGTTGATGCTAAAACTAGCGGATCGTAACTATCGGATTCTCTACAATAGTCCGGGAGCCTTGGCGTCGGTGAATCATCTGCACTTGCATTTACTGCACATCAGCCACAAGTTATACGTTGAGGATGCG TGCCTGACCGAGCTCCAAAACGGCCTCTACCGGTTGGATAACCAACCGGCTAAGGCCTATTGTTTCGTACTGGACCCACTCTCATCTACTGCGACGGAATTTGCCAACCGCGTGCACCAGCTGATACGCATTCTCATCTCGAACAATCTGGCGCACAACTTCTTCCTAACATGGAACCACAACCGGTCCAATCTGTGTGCCTTCGTCTATCCCCGGCTGGTGGCATGCGAAAACAAACAGATAGCACCGTTCAATGTGGCCGCCTGTGAGCTGAGCGGATTCGTCCCGCTCGGGCTGGAGTCCGATTACGAGCGTTTGGACGAGCAACAGTTGGAAGCGTACTTCCAGCAGGCTCAGGGTGAGCATCTGTACGCTACCGTGGATGGGCTGGTAGCGAGAGGAAGATGA